The DNA region ccacccctggccagtggatttttgccttccccaagattcgaactctagacctccatgctaagtactagagtttatgaatcttggtagccaagtgagcggcctttttattgtaacgacccgacccctcggccccttgggcggcccaactagcaGCTCATTTGGTGACCCCTtggtggtcccttgggcggcccaactagcggcccaactggcgaccccttatgtcgtcgaccgacgaccctcggtcaTGTCGTTACTCCACCCCTGGCCTGTGGATTTtttccttccccaggattcgaactctagacctccaggcttaagtactaaagtttgtgaatcctggtagccaagtgagcgccactcacttggtagtactagagtttatgaatcctagtagccaagtgagcgccgctcacttggctaccaggattcataaactctagtacttaagcctggaagtctagagttcaaatcctggggaaggcaaaaatccactggccagggtgGGAAGACATAGTGAGTAACGATACGACCGAGGGTCGTTGGTCAACGACATAAGGGGTCttcagttgggccgcccaagggactgccaaggggccaccaaatgggtcgctagttgggccgcccaaggggcccaggggccgagtcgttacaaaaagaaatggttcaagaaagggaaggaaaagaaaaaagaagctACTACTGTGAgacagggcccaatcaagaagacaAAAAAGAAGACTGGAAATAAATCTAAAAGCAAGTTGATTTGTTTTAACTGTGGTAAGAAGCATCATTCGCTCTAGAGTGCACTGAGcggaaaaaggtaaatccaagtgtgtcttcttttcttgagcattttttttctagtttagtgttagctgattcttatcctttgtggattatagattcgggagaaACCAATCATATAGTTCAAGAATGAGTTACATTTGTTAAGTACCGTCGAGTACCAGCTAgaaacaagtggatctatgtaggaaacaatATAAGAGTTGAAATTaaaggagtcgacacttgcaaactcaacctccatggtggtagtgttttgtttctacatgatgttctGTATACCCCTAAAATTTAATGGAATCTTATTTTCATTACatatcttcttgatttagggtactGTATTAATTTTTATAGCCAATGTGTTGAATTTAAGATTGACTTAGTGTCAATTGgtatggttttttaacaaatgattttatggttcttgatgtaaaaTTAGATGTCAATTGTGCAATTgaagattatttttaaaacattgctctaactagtgatacaggtataactgatgaggtttggcatgctagattatgacacataggacaagaacgtatgaatcagttagctagagagggtctattgacACTCAAGCTAAGATTTActtatctatatgtgagcattgtcttactGGAAAAGTAACTAGGAAATAATTTAGTAAGGCTATTAGAActaaatcaccattgcaattaattcattcggaatTTGTCGTCCAATGATTGTGAAGGCTGGGCATGGAGCTtcatatttcattacatttattgataatTTCTCTCATTTCAataatgtgtatttgatttcttataaatctgaagcattggagtgcttcattcgttatatgaacgaagttcaGAATCAAATGgaatgtaaagttaagactttatgcaCTAACCGTGGAGGGGAATATTTGTCTAATATGTTCAAAACAatataatgatagagggattattagacaactgaCAATTCCTAGAATTTCACAGTAAAATGGGGTaactgaaagaaaaaaataaaactcttcTTGAAATTGTTAGGTTTATAATGGCACAGGCTAATTTGCCGATCtcttattggggagatgcattattaactgtggCCTATATACTCaacaaagtgtcttcaaagttagttccatctaccccatatgaacattGGATAAacagaaaattatatttaagtaatctgagaccctgagGGTCAGTTGCTTATGTTCATTATAGTTCTCACAATTATGAAAAATTGGCacctaggggtaagaaatgtatctttatcaaATATCATGAGActtccaaaggttatgttttcatagatgagcaactagatggaaccatctttgAAATAGATTCGAGAGATGTAACTTTTCTTGAAACAGAGTTTCCAACCAAAAGTGATGTTGATAAAAGTATTCCTCTATTTGAGAAGGataagatattatcaacaagagaggtgtaaAAAGGAATgcttgagtctagtcaaccgagtgggagtgaaaTGCTAAGTCataagttgacttctcaacagcccaacttatGAAGCAGTGTTCataaaatcaaacctaagaagatgtTTGATATTAAAAATGAGACATTGATGACACTCCCAGTTGACAATGATGAACCTCAAtctattgaggaagcattgggatgtagagttagagaaaaatgaaaagctacaatggttgaagagatggagtctatGAATCAGAATCATGTTTAGGACTTGGTCGATCTTTCTCCGGGCAGaaaggctattgggaataagtggattcttaagataaagaaaaaagttgatggatcgattaacagatacaaagctcgtttgattgcaaaaggatatacccaaatgaagGCTAttaactttgaagagacattttctcccgtagtaaaATTTCTATCAATATAAGTTATTTTTGCCtatgtggcacattatgacttgcaattacatcaaatggatgtaaaaatcgcTTTTCTTAATGGTGATCTTAACGAGGAAATCTATATGATTtagccagaaggtttcattgttgaaggccaagaggggaaagtatgtagacttaaaaagtctGTATATTAAGTAAAtcaagcgtcaagacaatagaatataagatttaataaagtcattttatcttatggtttcgagatgatcaatgaggatcattgcattttcttgaaaagagaaaaaggaaaatatgtcattttatcattatatgttgatgatatggtgATAGCCgaaaatgacataggatatgtgaatgaagtcaaaaaTTGACTGTCATCATAATTTGATACAAtgaatatgggagaagctgagtacatcttaggagtgaagattatTAGAGGTCGCGCTAAAAGACTTTTGGGCCTGTCACAAGAGTGTTAtgtaaataagatgttacatcatttcaacaTGTCTAATTACAACGTAGAATATAATATATACCTATTGTGAAAGGAACTATTTTGAGAAAGAGTAAGTGCCCCAAAACTctagaggaaatagctgagatgaataaaaaatcatatgctaGTGCTATTGATAGTTTGatatacactatgttgtgtatacGTCccaatatcagctatgttgttggcttaatcagtcgcttccagtcaaacccaggaccgagataCTAGAAGACATTAAAAAAGATATTCAGATATCTAAAGGCgataacagattattgtctctatttttaaggatcagatatgagtctgaaaagTTATTCAGATACAAATTGGGCTAGGGACCTGGATAATAAAAAATCCatatcaggctatgcattcttgttAAATGGTGACATCATCTCATGGAATAATAAGAAATAGGCATGTTTAACCTTATCAACTatagaagctgaatatgtggcatgttcagtggttgtgcaagaagcagtctgatTGAGAAGGTTCTtaaagcatctgaagattgctgaggacagtgggagtccatTAACTGTCTACTGTGGCAGTCAAGTTGTAATAGTTTTTTCCAAGGATcctaaatatcacagcaaaggtaagcatatagctataaaatataactttgtaagggatattgtagCTAAAAGAAAGGTAATttttgagtatgtccctacacacGCTATGCTTGTAGATtattttactaagccaatgactagagagtcatttaaagaacatgtaaagtctttgggacttaatagaatgtaacaatattgtaaTAATAATAAGATATTGTGACTTAATTATGtgatttgccataatttatttagTGTATATGATTTTATTATATTCGTATAAGATCTtagtgagcatgttggcaggttgagattaatcatctctgtttgttaggcacaaatagaggtaagactgttACTTATGAGACAACTTACATAGTTGTGAACAAAGACAgatccataagttaaggtcaccttgataattgtgtcaagatgaaatcatttatgtgttaataatgatcgaagtaaatgaactcaCCATTTACTGAACTTGTTGAAGTCTAGATtgaaattcatatgttgaattcaagattagacattatatatgtctagatcaaaatttgtacgatgttaaatttgaggaaaacatgcgctctttttagtaaagagaataacatcgtaacatatgattcataccacatgtgctattgcgataataagggtagtaggagaatgaattcctgtttctctactatgtgagacctttgagattataagttaatctcaatttttgccttaagtgactatttaactatttacttgaagttttaatcagtgtctgctattttagcatgtatcctatggctatggatgattcggtctatgaaaCATAACTAGAAAAGCGACTgcttagaatgaatagattctagctaaaatgAAATATTAAATAGATTTACATTTTTTGATATTATTCACTGGTCGATCTATTTctattatgtatagaaatgattgtgaatattgaatatggaacatgctcttaaTATAATAGTTACTATGAGAGATTAAAGATGtttatattgatgtaaatgaagattatttaatctgggtaaatagtaaGACAtagatatcttcaagataatagTTGTGTGCTACTTTAAGATTGAATGTTTCCTACATAATGGATATATACTGCCAGGAGAGAGTTTATGTGTCATTATGAGAATGTCATGATTcatttgaaatagtgactaagtAAAATGTAAtaactttgttagcattgatcgcTCAGAGAGTggttatgtaaggtgtaacaatcttcttagcaccTATCACTTAGTGTGCTTGTTGTCACACGAATCATTTTCTTTAAATATGGATTGGATGTTTTGACATGGTATTTGTGATTAAACTCTTATATAATCCATAAGTCTTTGTAACTTGATTCTCATTTGGTCTTTGTGGCTTGACGAGTAGGAGACGTTAAAAGAGAGGAGTGCACAGGACGTGCATGAGGTGCGTTCATAGGACGTGCATGAGGTGCGTTCATAGGACGTGTAGAAGAATGCAACTGTACACGTTGTTTTGCCCACTACCGACTGCTATGAGTAGCCTTcatctatatatatattctaGCGTGCAAGTGAAGAGTGAAGGAGCCTGATTTTGTATCAATGACACGGTACATCCAAGAATATATTGGGATTTGGTTTATGGATTTGTGAAGAGCTTTTCATATCTATAATTTCTTTTCTGATGACGAGCACGAATCTTCCGGAGACGAGCATGAAGAACAGGATTCATTGCAAACCACTGTAAGTTTTTATGTTCTTCGTATCATATTATTTCATGCATTCATAACTAATAGTTAAGCTTGCATATGCAGTAAAAATGTAGTATAAAATAATACAAAATGAAAGCAATACCAACCCATTAGATTTTACGTGGTTTGAAGTTCTCCTCCTATTCCACGGTCTATTATTTCAGTAGGCGAATTTCTACTGTAAATCTACTATGAATAACCTTTTTTTCGCAGGTGGAATAAGCCTAGTACATAGCCCCAGGCACCGTGCAAATGGTAAGGCAATAGTGGTATCAACGGGAGCAATATAATTGAGATTAATTCTTAACAATGGCATTTGTCTAGCATGATTAGTTCTAAAAAACCCGACTCTGATTATCAGACCATTTGGTACTTTTTTAATTTATCCTATGATCaataagaaatttttataaagttGAATTGGTCATTTCTAAAATTAATGGATTCGAAAAATAAAtaccttaattaaaaaaataataataagcctCGTACATACCAATAATTTGAGAAGGATTCAAAAGTATGTATTCTTCCAATATGAAGTAGCAATATAAGTAAAGAAGAGAATAATGTCAATGAGTTTGCCGAAGAAAACCTTCACTTTAAATCATAAACCCTGGATGTTGTTTAATTCAAGCACTTGATCACAACAATATCACAAGAGGTTTCGTGCACCCACATACAAACTCTGACGACTCTATTTAAAATGCCTCTCGTCAATTAGATATAACCCTGTCAATTGTTTGACTAGTCTAGTCACTGAGTAGCCAACAACTCTCTTATTAGTTGTCATACCGGATAAAAAATTATATGCAATACTTCGTAGTAATTGGGATTTGACTTATAGATATctaattttttgttttttgatcatTTATATCTTTAACTCTTCGAACTAACTAATGAGATGATCAATTAGACATCATAAAAATTTTCCCTCATCCGTcaatcatcaaaataaatcgGTAAATACTCACGAAAATTCATCCAAACAATCAACGTTCTTAGAGTTATCATTTCATTAAAGAAAAATCTCTACGGTACATCacagttaaaatttaacccttagaAATATGATTAACCACTTAAAAAGTCTAACCGCATCAGATACAAAATAAAGtttaactatatataataatcCAAAATTTGTTGTCTCCTGGTCAAAGACTTTCTACGAACCAATAGGGAGACAAAATAGTTTTGCACCTCTTGATGATGCTTCCCAAAATCATGAGCTCTAAAGATTAAAATTACTCGTAATCTTTCACAGTTAGCATAACCTCTAGGTCTTAATTAATTAGCAATTTTTTCATACTACTCGTCCTCCTCAATAATTTCCAATCTCTTAGATGCTTCAACCATCCTTCACTAATCACCTCAGGGTCCTCGTTTCAATCCTCCAACTTGACTCTGTCATGTCAAATATTAACACAACTCAACCTTGTCGAGTTATGAGCTCTCTAATCTTCATGTGAACTTTGCTAAGTTCTTGAACAATTAAAACGCGCAGTAGAAACACaagataaatctaacttaaacttttttaaaaaatacatcaaAATAATTTGGGCGTTTATCCAACAATTCTAATATAATTACAAAGGCATAAATATTTGTATTATCAAGAATAGGTCACTAACATCAGAAAATGAAACCATAAAtaactaataaaaataaaatttaaatttaaaatttaaaatttaaaatatatgataGAAAATATAGGGAAAATGAATATTTACTGATCTGTAGTTCAAAATTAAAAGATATGAAATATAGTACAcgcattaatattttttaaaaaatcaaaaaatgtaagaaaaacaaaaaaaaacaaaattaaagtTGAAGTAAATAGTTCAACCAACTATACTTAGAAGGAAAGCATACCAATATTGTCTATCAACAACCAATTGATAATTAAAAATAGTTCTCAACTCCAACTTatattcaaagttaaaaatacaCAATGAGGAATTCTTCCTTAAACAAATTTAATTTCGACTGATCTTATTTGGAATGTTGTATGTTTGTCAAACAACCATAACAATATATTGTCTTCGGTCATTCCAACTCCTTATAGTTGCCACCAATGGCTAACGACTCGACCGTCTAATATTAAACACACACATAAGATAAAAAAGGCAACACACCGAAAGAATTTAAAGGTTTGAaaagaaacaaagaagagaaaCCTTGCAACTTTATCATCTCTACACTGTTCCTATCTCGCAAAGAAAACATCAAAGATATCAAGGAGAGAGACCTAATTAAAGTGGTAACTAAGCTCCCTCAATGCTCAATTCTTGTATCACATATATAGAGTTGATCGATGAGAATGATTATAAGCTAAGGATCTTACCTGAATATATATGCAGAATATTACAACATTATGTCACACACTCAGGCATCTCCATTGCTAGCCATAGCCGTCGACAGAGACAAAAATAGCCAAAGTGCCTTCAAATGGGCTTTGGATAATCTCATCACCGCGAAAGACAACCTCACACTCGTCCATGTCAATACCAAGAGTTCATGTTTGTGTATATGTTTCTTCAACCTTATACTTAATTTGCATGAACAATAGTTGGACTAACCGTAACTTCCATATTTAttctctttttgatgtaatgTAGCATTAGATAATGCCAATTATGTCGCCCGTATCACAAGGGAGATAATTAGTCCTTTTCGATGTTTCTGCACGCGCAAAAATGTAAGTCATCTTTAATTTAAAGGTTAGTACAAGTCGATTGAAATGTATGTATCCAACTCGAGTATTCTTGGACAGGTACAGTGCAAGGATGTCATAATTGAAGGCATTGATGTTGCCCGAGCAATAATAGAATTTGTTTCGAATGCAAGAGTCGAGAAGCTAGTGGTCGGTGCATCAAGAAGCGGATTTCTTAGGTCATCATGTTGGATCACTTGAGTAGTTTTGTGACATGGCAATTCTTTGATATCGAAAAAAAAGTCATGTTTTTCATGTTCTCCTCAGATCATTAAGAAGCACAGACCTTAGTACCTCAATCTACAAAGGGGTGCCTGAATTCTGCACCGTCTATGTCATCGCAAAGGGGAAAGTATCCTTCGTGAGAAACGCCACTAGGTTGCTGCCGGCCATCTCTCCTTTCAGGGCTCAAGTCCAAGGCCAACCAATTGCCCAACCTAATCCAATACAGATCCAAAGTAATAAGAACGATATAAAAGGTATGTGCCTTTATTAAGTCTTGATGCAACGGTAAAATTATTGTGTTTTTGCAATGTTCGACCCTTGTCTGGGACTGGCATTAGTGCActgcaattttttatttttatttttgctagTTCCATCACTGAAGAAGATATTGCATTTTCCAGTTCCAAGTGAGGCTGCAGACAGTCCACGGAATCAACAAAAACAGAATGATTCGatcaagtaagaatttctatagAAAATTAAGATAATTTTATATGTATTACGACTAAAAGTCGATCTTCAAACTCAATCAGGACACCTTTTAACAGAGGAGGAAAGCGTGCTCCAACAACAAAATCTCAAGAAGAGATTATCATGGCAGAGAGTGATGGGTCTTCTGTAAGTAGTAAATCAATGGTTGGATCTTCTTTTCTGTCTCAAGAAAGCTCATCACCTTCGACAATTGTGAGTCTAATATATGGTTACTGAGATCAAAATACAAGATAGATAAAAGGCATGTGCATGGCTTTGCGACTTGCAGGATCAAGTGGAAGAGGAGTTAAGAATGCTGAAGTTCGAACTTAAGCAGACCAAGGACATGTATAACACCGCTCGCAAAGACGCACTTACTGCAACACGAAAGGTAATTTAATTTTTCTGTCTGTTTCTTCCAAAAGTGTAGTGTACTCAGAACATTTGATTTTGCTCTAGGCAATGGTGCTCCAGCATTGGAAGAGAGACGAAGAGAGACATTTAGAAAAGGCTCGGCTGGCTGCAGAATCTGCTATTACATCAACTGACAGCAAAACAAGTGAAGCATCGGAACATGCATTTGCTCTGCCACATAGAGATGTCAGGTATAGAAGGTACGCGATAGAGGAGATAGAAGAAGCCACTGAAAATTTTGCAGAAAGTAGGAAGATTGGGGAAGGTGGTTACGGCCCTGTTTACAAATGCTTCTTGGATCATACACCTGTTGCTATTAAGGTTTTGCGTCCAGATTGTTCACAAGGAATGTCTCAGTTTCATCAAGAGGTAACATTCTTCAAAATCATACAACAACAATTAACAATCAAGATCTTTTATCCTACTAACACCAAGCTTCCGCACCCAAACATATATAGTAAATCTAATTGTCGTTGGTACTACTTGGCTAAATAGCTTGACATATTGTGCTGCATTCGGCACCCAAACATGGTTCTACTGGTCGGTGCTTGCCCAGAATACGGCTGCCTCGTATACGAATACATGGCCAATGGAAGCTTGGAGGACCGCTTACTCAGGCGAGGGAACACACCGGCCATTCCGTGGCAGCACCGGTTCCGGATCGCCGCAGAGATAGGCACCGGCCTCCTCTTTCTGCATCAAACCAAGCCGGAGCCGCTGGTGCACAGAGACCTCAAGCCCGGAAACATCCTCCTCGACAGGAGCTTCGTGAGCAAGATCAGCGACGTCGGCCTTGCCCGCTTGGTCCCTCCCTCCGTGGCCAACAGCGTCACTCAGTACCGCATGACGGCCACGGCAGGAACCTTCTGTTACATCGACCCAGAGTACCAGCAGAGCGGCATGCTCGGCACCAAGTCCGACGTCTACTCGATCGGGATCATTCTGCTTCAGCTGGTCACGGGGAAAGCTCCCATGGGGCTGACGCACTGCGTGGAGAGCGCCATCGAGAAGGGGACGTTCGAGCAAGTGCTGGATCCGTCGGTGCCCGATTGGCCGGTGGAGGAGGCTCTTAGCTTGGCCAAGTTAGCGCTCAGGTGCTCTGAACTCAGGAGGAAGGAGAGGCCTGACCTTGGAAAAGTGATACTGCCAGAGCTGAATAGACTCAGAGAGTTTGCAGAGGGCAGCATCCAGCAGGACTCCATTTTCGGGGCCTCGGCGTCGTCCGCTTATAGCCATTTTTCTGAGAGAGTAAGCTTAATCCTTCTCACCTCTGTCATCTGTGCTGATTGATCATATATACGAAGATCATGAAGGAGATCAAGAATATTAATTCCTTGGTGATTGTATTTCAGGATGCGTTGAGTGGACCTGCAACAGAGCAATCTGGTTCTGAAAGCTGGTCAAGATGTTGAAGTGGATTGGCGTCGACGCTTGGAAGAAGATGAGCAATTTCCATGATGAAGGAAACAAATCCAGAGAAAAGATAAATAGTAGGTTTCTAGTGTAAATactattgtttttttttctagtGTAAATAGTGGTACTTTTTATGCTAAACAAAAAAATATATCACAAttattgtgtttgataaacagaCGTTAAGATGTGAAGCAAGTTAATCTTCCTTTCTGGAGTTAAAAGCTCAAGCGTAAGATCCAAAGTCCTttggtaaaaattaaaaggaaatctttatatttatttttgtcaGAAAAAACATCCCTTTTTAAATATCAAAACGGAATCCTTTATATTTCTTACACACCCTTATTTTAATACTATTATAGTTACCATTATAATTGGTacaacaaaattattttaagttaatcaaaattaatatatatatcaaGCGCTGCTGTATCAAAATAttctttttcaatttaattaaaatttatcaaacataattaaaaatcacataaAGCTAGACTTATATATATGCTACAATACTATTAGAGTAAAATATAACGTCGTTCATCTCAAGCGATCCAATATATCACCTCCACAGTAAAATACAGACATATATATCACGGTGATTGCTACAATAGTTTAGAACCACTTCTAGTTAGCTCCATTAAAGTGATCAAGCAGACTTGATATTTCACCTCATTTAAATATTAGTTGGTATGATCGTGGGGTCAGGGAGATGACGTGGTcggaagtcaagcccatgggatggtcaaaagtcaagctcacgtggcggtcagaagtcaagcccatgtggcagtcagaagtcaagcccacgggGTGGTCAGAGGTCAGGCCTATGTGGAGGTCAAAAGCTCGGCCTACGTGGAGTTCAAAGTCGCAAAATGGTATGAGTCGGGCGCAGGCGACGTCCTAAGGTTAGGCCTGTATAGCGAGTAGGAACTCGGAAGCCAGGATCATAGGTCAGGACTTATAACCTTACGACACAAGATACATAGATCAGCGCGCATAGGTCGGAATGTgctaaccaaggatacaggttaggacttatagccttacgaCTCAAAACACATGGATCAACGcacacaggtcgggatgtgcaaatCAAGATACAGGCCAAGACTTATAGTCTTGTGGCATAAGATACATGGATCgaagcatacaggtcgggatgtgcaaaccaaggatacaggtcaggacttatagccttacaGCTCAAAACACATGGATCAACGcacacaggtcgggatgtgcaaatCAAGATACAGGCCAAGACTTATAGTCTTGTGGCATGAGATACATGGAtcgaagcgtacaggtcgggatgtgcaaaccaaggatacaggtcaggacttatagccttacaGCTCAACACACATGGATCAGCGcacacaggtcgggatgtgcaaaccaaggataCATGTCAGGACTTATAGCATTGCGGCATAAGATACATGGACCGATGCGTACAGGTTGGGATTCAGGATAAGCGGAAGCAAGCtgaggcatacaggtcgggactcaGGATAAGCGGAAGCATACTAATGAGTACAGGTCGGGACTCAGGATAAGCGGAAGCAGGCTGAGGCGTACAGGTAGGGACTCAGGATAAGCGGAAGCATActgaggcgtacaggtcgggactcaGGATAAGCAGAAGCAGGCTGAGGCGTACAAGTCGGGACTCAGGATAAGCGGAAGCATATTGAGGCGTACAAGTCAGGACTCAGGATAACCAGAAACAAACtgaggcgtacaggtcaggattcaGGATAGACGGAAGCAGACTGAGGTATACAGGTCGAGATTCAGGATAAACAGAAGCATACTGAGGCGTACAGGCCGGGATTCAGGATAAGCAGAAGCAAACTGAGGTGTACAGATTGGGATTCAAGATAAGCAGAACTAGACTAAGGCTTAATAGGTCACGACTTACAAGGTAAGGCAGGTCGGGAGTTCACAAAACAGAACACGCAGGACAGAGAGGGGCATACAGGTCTGGAGTTATGAAGTGGCAAACACAAGTCAGGAAAGGTAAATCTACACCCACAGGTCGAGGCTGGCAGATACAAGGATCCAATCCAGGGTTAACAGATCGGCGCAAGCATACATTATACGACAAGcaagtcagggaatcgtaacaacctgtcagggaataatcactgcatgtcagagaatatgctaacggtctggTGCTCACCGCCCGCTGATTCCTTCCTAGACCTATAGGAGGGCGCCACGTGTCATTcatcgccagacaaagcctgacatctgacattccctgacacccgtcaaaCTCCATAAGCATCCGTTGcaatataaaaagggatgttttgtcccttacgcaggta from Zingiber officinale cultivar Zhangliang chromosome 4B, Zo_v1.1, whole genome shotgun sequence includes:
- the LOC121978211 gene encoding U-box domain-containing protein 51-like, producing MSHTQASPLLAIAVDRDKNSQSAFKWALDNLITAKDNLTLVHVNTKSSSLDNANYVARITREIISPFRCFCTRKNVQCKDVIIEGIDVARAIIEFVSNARVEKLVVGASRSGFLRSLRSTDLSTSIYKGVPEFCTVYVIAKGKVSFVRNATRLLPAISPFRAQVQGQPIAQPNPIQIQSNKNDIKVPSEAADSPRNQQKQNDSIKTPFNRGGKRAPTTKSQEEIIMAESDGSSDQVEEELRMLKFELKQTKDMYNTARKDALTATRKAMVLQHWKRDEERHLEKARLAAESAITSTDSKTSEASEHAFALPHRDVRYRRYAIEEIEEATENFAESRKIGEGGYGPVYKCFLDHTPVAIKVLRPDCSQGMSQFHQELDILCCIRHPNMVLLVGACPEYGCLVYEYMANGSLEDRLLRRGNTPAIPWQHRFRIAAEIGTGLLFLHQTKPEPLVHRDLKPGNILLDRSFVSKISDVGLARLVPPSVANSVTQYRMTATAGTFCYIDPEYQQSGMLGTKSDVYSIGIILLQLVTGKAPMGLTHCVESAIEKGTFEQVLDPSVPDWPVEEALSLAKLALRCSELRRKERPDLGKVILPELNRLREFAEGSIQQDSIFGASASSAYSHFSERDALSGPATEQSGSESWSRC